The Rhizoctonia solani chromosome 13, complete sequence nucleotide sequence agtgtaattaataaaataagtacagattaaagaagaaatgtcatatccataacaggtTGCCAGTCAGAACAATATCGGACAGGGGAACTACGTTCACCggaaaattcctaagggcactctACCAACGCCTCGGAGTGAaaccatccttctcatcAGCGTACCACCCGGAGTCAGACGggcaaacagaaagggtgaaccagttcatcgaGTTTTACCTAAGATCGTACGTTGCAGCGGAccactcagattgggctTCCTGGCTACCACTAGCGGAAtatgcctacaacaacgccaagcaCTCCGCCACGGGAAAGACACCCTTTGAGTTAGTTTTTGGGCGAAACCCCGTCATGAACCCGTCCAACATTCCAGCAAACGTTCCAGAAGCCGACCAAGTGGCAGATACCCTGGCaaaagaatggaaggaagcggAGGCAGCCCTGAGGATGAGTAAGGAAAAGATGTCTGGGAACAAAGGGACGATACCAGTATACTCAATTGGAGAAAAAGTCTGGTTGGATGGAAAGAACGTAGAACTTAGGACGAATTCCAACAAATTAGACCCCAAGCGACTAGGACCCTTTGAGgtattagagaaggtatccagtcacgcgtaccgcctcaaacTACCAGAGACCCTCaaaatccatgacgtatTTTATGTGGGATTGTTATCCAAGGCTCACGAATCCCCCAGTCAGCCATTCCCAGATAGACCGCCCCCGgagacaatagaaggggaggaggaatacgaggtggaacaaatcattgactccaggAGACAAcgaggaaaatggttttacctaatcaaatggaagggttatggccccaaagacaattcctgggaaccggaagaactcctagaaaacagccaagaggagatccaacgcttca carries:
- a CDS encoding Retrotransposable element Tf2 protein — its product is MLRVVLPVRTISDRGTTFTGKFLRALYQRLGVKPSFSSAYHPESDGQTERVNQFIEFYLRSYVAADHSDWASWLPLAEYAYNNAKHSATGKTPFELVFGRNPVMNPSNIPANVPEADQVADTLAKEWKEAEAALRMSKEKMSGNKGTIPVYSIGEKVWLDGKNVELRTNSNKLDPKRLGPFEVLEKVSSHAYRLKLPETLKIHDVFYVGLLSKAHESPSQPFPDRPPPETIEGEEEYEVEQIIDSRRQRGKWFYLIKWKGYGPKDNSWEPEELLENSQEEIQRFNKSRLKKARDSAKSL